In Leptospira congkakensis, one DNA window encodes the following:
- a CDS encoding RluA family pseudouridine synthase has protein sequence MQIFVTVSEDYDQSRLDVFLKDNAGDDLSRSTVQKWIDSGFVTNKTKEQLATKNGYKVTLGEEYVVNVIARPPSRLEPIPMDIPVLYDEDEFMVIHKKAGIACHSGPGDDQPSLVNGLLHQFKNLSATGGERRPGIVHRLDKPTEGVLIIAKTDRAHAALSKMFQDRLVDKTYYAWVLQAPVESEGTVNLPIGRHPVERVKMCVREDGRMAITHYKTEKIVQTQTGRKFSLMKLGLETGRTHQIRVHMAKIGCPVVGDTLYSRSAKDYTQYGLLLFAKRLEFPHPFIPDKRILVELEFPERFKTFERKCPSY, from the coding sequence ATGCAAATATTTGTAACTGTTTCCGAAGATTATGACCAAAGTCGCCTGGATGTCTTTCTAAAAGACAATGCCGGAGACGATCTCAGCCGTTCTACCGTTCAAAAGTGGATTGATTCTGGATTTGTGACAAACAAAACCAAAGAACAACTGGCCACTAAAAACGGATATAAGGTGACTCTTGGTGAAGAGTACGTCGTGAATGTGATCGCAAGACCCCCTTCTCGGCTCGAACCCATTCCCATGGACATTCCTGTTCTTTATGATGAGGACGAATTTATGGTTATCCATAAAAAAGCGGGGATCGCTTGCCACAGTGGACCAGGTGATGACCAACCTTCTCTTGTGAATGGATTATTACACCAATTCAAAAACCTATCAGCCACAGGCGGTGAACGTCGTCCAGGAATTGTGCATCGATTGGACAAACCAACAGAAGGGGTTCTCATCATTGCGAAAACCGATCGTGCCCATGCAGCACTTTCCAAAATGTTCCAAGATAGGCTTGTAGATAAAACCTATTACGCTTGGGTTCTCCAAGCTCCCGTGGAGTCCGAAGGAACTGTCAATCTACCCATTGGTCGCCATCCCGTAGAACGAGTGAAGATGTGTGTAAGAGAAGATGGGCGAATGGCTATCACTCATTATAAAACGGAAAAAATTGTCCAAACACAAACAGGTCGTAAATTTAGTTTGATGAAACTAGGGCTTGAGACAGGTCGTACCCACCAAATTCGTGTTCATATGGCGAAGATTGGTTGCCCTGTGGTTGGAGATACTTTGTACTCTCGTTCCGCAAAGGATTATACTCAGTATGGACTATTACTTTTTGCCAAACGATTGGAATTCCCACATCCTTTCATTCCCGACAAACGAATCTTAGTAGAATTGGAATTTCCAGAAAGGTTTAAAACTTTTGAAAGGAAATGTCCTAGTTATTGA